A stretch of the Gimesia sp. genome encodes the following:
- a CDS encoding formylglycine-generating enzyme family protein has product MQAKTALLAILCCSSSVAFAADPSEAKTEKEMKPYTQKITNTDVSFDMVPIPGGEYVMGSPADEKNREEDEGPQVKVKIEPFWMGKHEVTWNEYDIWSFNLDIQRRKLMRLKSDDKEKAADAVTRPTKPYTDMTFDMGHDGYPAICMTQLAAKTYCKWLTEKTGHYYRLPTEAEWEYACRAGTTTAYSFGDNPAKMDDYAWHYANCNDTYQKVGQKKPNPFGLYDMHGNVSEWVLDQYIPDAYKKWSGKGTVEFPVSPTTPEKLYPRVVRGGSWDDDPEALRSANRIASSSDWKIQDPQIPQSIWYHTDAIFVGFRVVRPLKVPTAEERKKYNLDPVIPADEGR; this is encoded by the coding sequence ATGCAAGCCAAAACTGCATTACTCGCCATTCTGTGTTGTTCGTCTTCAGTGGCGTTCGCTGCCGATCCCTCGGAAGCAAAAACAGAAAAAGAGATGAAACCCTACACGCAGAAAATTACCAACACCGATGTCAGTTTTGATATGGTGCCGATTCCCGGTGGTGAATACGTCATGGGCAGCCCTGCCGATGAAAAGAACCGGGAAGAAGATGAAGGTCCTCAGGTCAAAGTCAAAATCGAGCCTTTCTGGATGGGCAAGCATGAAGTGACCTGGAACGAATATGATATCTGGAGCTTCAATCTGGATATTCAGCGCCGTAAGCTGATGCGTCTCAAATCGGATGACAAAGAAAAAGCAGCAGATGCTGTAACCCGTCCGACCAAGCCTTATACCGACATGACCTTCGACATGGGGCACGATGGGTACCCGGCGATCTGCATGACCCAGCTGGCAGCAAAAACCTACTGCAAATGGCTGACCGAGAAAACTGGTCACTACTATCGTCTGCCTACCGAAGCGGAGTGGGAATACGCGTGCCGTGCCGGTACCACGACGGCTTACTCATTTGGTGACAACCCTGCTAAAATGGATGATTACGCCTGGCACTACGCAAACTGCAACGATACCTACCAGAAGGTCGGACAGAAAAAACCGAACCCCTTCGGTCTGTACGATATGCACGGTAACGTTTCGGAGTGGGTCCTCGATCAGTACATTCCTGATGCCTACAAGAAATGGAGTGGCAAAGGAACCGTTGAGTTCCCCGTCAGTCCTACGACTCCCGAAAAACTTTATCCGCGTGTTGTGCGTGGCGGTTCCTGGGACGATGATCCCGAAGCGCTGCGAAGTGCGAACCGGATTGCTTCCAGCTCCGACTGGAAAATTCAGGATCCCCAGATTCCACAGAGTATCTGGTACCACACCGATGCCATCTTTGTGGGCTTCCGCGTCGTACGGCCTCTGAAAGTGCCTACGGCTGAAGAACGCAAGAAATACAACCTGGATCCGGTCATTCCGGCCGATGAAGGGCGCTAA